The genomic interval CTCACCAACGTACAGCTCCAGCAAGACCAGGAGTATCCAGCCCCAAACATCATGAGGACGCAGGTGTACAGACCACCGCCGCCATACCCATACGCTCACCCACGGCCCGCCAACAGTACGCCAGATCTCTCACGCCACTTGTATGTCAGCAGCAGCAACCCAGACCTGATCATCACGCGTCGGGTTCACCACTCGGTCCAGACTTTCCAGGAGGACAGCTTGCCCGTGGCTCACTCTCTTCAAGAGGTGTCTGAACCTCTTTTGAGTGGACCTACGCAGAGACCTCCTTACCACGGCCAGAAACGCAACTCCATCGAGATCGCTGGACTTGTACATAACCTTGAGGGGATGCGGCTAAAAGAGCGGCACGTGTCCTCTTCAGGGGCCGAGGTCGCCATGCCCCTTCAGGCCCCTCGCGGAGGTCGCTCGCAGGCTTCCCAGCTCAATGTGTTTTTAGAGCGTGCCAAGACCGAAGATAGGGGGGACACTAAAGACGACCTGCAGTATGGACACAAGAAATCCCTTTCCGACGCCACCATGCTGGTGCACAGCAGTGgcgaggaggaggactttgagGATGACATAGGGCGCCACACGCCGCGATCTCATGATGCGATAGATGCCACCATCCCGGAGGAGCAGCCGCAACACGCCTACACGGGCCCTCAGCATCAGACTCCCCGTGAACCCCCCCCTGCTTATCCCATCGGCTCGACTCTGGACCCATCGCTAACTGCCGCCCTCACCTACAAGGTTCATTCTCTCCTCCATGATTCTGAGCCCGTGTACTTCCGGGAGGTGCGGCAGGCCAGACTTATGCCCTCGGTGTCGGAGGGAGACCTGAGCGGTGAGGCCAAGCACAAATCCAAGAAGGATTTCAAGAAGAGGCCAGTTTCTGATGTGCCTCAGGCCAAGAAGACTATCGAAGGTTTACCGCCAGcggtgagtctttttttaacgaTTCAGTTGTATAGTccatcaaaataatcatttttcaaGTTGCTCTCGTGTGGAAAATGTTCAGCGTAAGTGACATGGTTTTGCAGTCCAAGTTTTAATTTGCTGCTTTCTCTCAGATAgtttcagttttattttataCATCACAATGCATAGCAAAAATCTTATCTGACTGTGGTATGTGTGAACTAACTCATTGCGGTTTCCCAACTGAGGAAATTCTGTCCTAGAGGCACCTTGCCGTTTCTGTCTAGAATCACTTCCGACTCCAGCTATTCTTTTTCGACTGTGCAACATTCAATGAACAACTTGCATGTTTACCCATTATACAACAATTTGATATGCATACAACCATTCAGGGCCTTGTTTGCACCTTGTCCAATTGGCACCTGGTTGCTTAGTTTTGTATGTCACAAGCTGCAAGAAACAAAAGCAGAAACACTTTGTTTTGTTCTGTCATTAGCCTCTTATGCAGGCGCACTCAGGTGACATTTGCGTCTACGATGCGACACGTAGATATATTAGAAAAAAGTAGGTGAACAGGTCGGGTGACATTTTAGACGCTTCAATTGTGGCGCTGTTTTCTCTGCCTCCCTCGAAGCGAGTTACCTTCACTGGCGTCAGTCATATAGACAGTCGCCCTCACATGTGCTCCTCCACACGCCAGGGCATGAAGAAGAGCGTGCGGTCGGACGGGAAGAAAATTGGGTCCTTGAAGGGGGCTCATCTCAACGGCCTCTCAATCTCCAGACACCCCGTGCAGACCGAAGTCAAGGATGAGCCTGAACAAGACTCCAATGACGAGAGGGTAGGAGTGAATCGTAACGCTTAGTGAAATTTAGCAGCCATTTTCCTCTCTTCAAGCTGAACTGGTTAGCCCTGATAGCCTTGCTGAGTATTTAACTCTAGAAGTAGAGGgtgaatttctatccatttaagAATGAAGCTTTAATTATATACATTATTGGGATTTTATCACACTATCAAACATGCCTTGTATCTATCCATCAGAACTTCCATTTCAATCtggactttttttctccacttctAATTTAAGTTTCAACTGTTGTCCAGTTTGGGAAGAATTTTAATGCAATCACCCTTTTATCAAAACATACTGGAAATAGTATTTTaaacaaatctattttttccAGTGCAAGTTATTGGAGAACCACATGGAGACGGACGAGCTGCTGAAGGAATATGAGAGCATCCCCAAGTGTTATCCAGGGGCAGAGTGCACAGTCGCCCAGATGGCAGAGAGCGCAGATAAAAACCGCTTCCAGGATGTCCTGCCCTACGATGACACTCGTGTGGAGCTGGTGCCCACCAAAGAAAACAACACGGGCTACATCAATGCGTCACACATTAAAGTAAGGCCTTGCACATCAAGCGGTCCAAAGAATGCTTCCATTGtttatcatttattcatctcaAAAGCTCCTAGCAACATGAAATGACAGGAATTTTGCCATTTTGGTTACGTGGCTGCTGTGGAGTCAATTTGGTTTTCCACATGAGGTTTTTGGAAATTCAGCCTAAGAAGCCAGTTACAATTTGAAATTTGGTCGGGATGTCTATCATGACAAAGACCACAACAATTTCCCAAAAAGCCAGGCTACAAAAGAATGTCTTTTAGAGGTAGGGAGGAGCCCatcaaaaaaaacttgaaatgcCATGCCATGCCTTGCATCTTATATGGGTGGGGGCCGATGAACACTATGAGAGCAAATAGCAAAAGCCCCCAGAAAAATTTGTGGCAGGGTGTGACGCAAGAGCGTGTCTGAAAGCTTGTGGAGGGACaggttttgtgtttgtttggtcATTGTGAAAGTTTCATGTATCGGCAGATCGACGTTGGAGGACAAGAGTGGAATTACATTGCCAGTCAAGGGCCTCTTTCCAACACGTGCCAGGATTTCTGGCAGATGGTTTGGGAGCAGGGGGTGGCCATTATTGCCATGGTTACTGCAGAGGAGGTGCGTTGACTGTTCTAGTATCTGGAAATATGAGGCCGGTTGTGATGAGACCTATTCTGCCattgtgttaaaaaatatattgtttggcCCTCGTGTGTAGGAGAGCGGGCGAGAGAAGAGCTTCCGCTACTGGCCTCGTCTGGGCTCGCGGCACAACACTGTAACGTACGGCCGCTTCAAGATCACCACACGCTTCCGCACCGAGTCAGGCTGCTATGCCACGACAGGCCTGAAGATCAAACACATGGTTACAGGCCAGGAGAGGACCGTGTGGCACTTGCAATATACCGACTGGCCAGACCACGGCTGCCCTGAAGATTTTAAAGGCTTTCTAAGTGAGTTGAGGgagaatatttttgttatttggtAAATTTGGGGGGCTTATACCTGTCACCATGTCTCCAGCCTATTTGGAGGAGATACAGTCAGTACGGAGGCACACAAACAGTATCAGTGACCCAAAGAACAGCAATCTGCCCGTACTGGTCCACTGCAGTGCCGGAGTGGGACGCAGCGGTGTAGTGATCCTGTCTGAGATCATGATCGCTTGCCTGGAGCACAATGAGGTAAAAACGCTagtgtttcctcacattttgatgcatttttagtTCTGTTTTCTGATGTTTCTTCAATATCTTTCTGCGCAATATTGGGGGAATTGAGTTTTTATTCTATATTTGTATGGCATCCCAAACTTTTGGCATttggtttatatatatatactcattcTAAATCATTTCAAGTTCTTATTTGATGGTTATCCTCACACAGATGTTGGACATCAAGGCCTTCCTTATGAAGCTACGCCAGCAGAGGATGATGATGGTCCAGACCTTGTCCCAGTACACCTTCATCTACAAGGTGCTAGTCCAGTACCTCCGCAACTCCCGCCTCATCTGAGCACCTCAAAATTTGATGTGTGCTAAAACAAGGCTGATCCACAACTCTCCTAATCAGTATTATAGTATTTTATATAAATTATGGATGGATAGAGCACTTTCAACAGAGCTGTGCAGTACCACATGAACGGTCAAAACGATTACAACCAAGGTGACTTATTGATAAATGAAGGATATAACAGCAGCAAGAAATGTTCCTTGTTTTAagctaaatgttgttttttattattgaatATTTGATTAAGTGCCTGCAGACTGTATTTTTAAGTTTGATTGCAGTGAAACAG from Stigmatopora argus isolate UIUO_Sarg chromosome 15, RoL_Sarg_1.0, whole genome shotgun sequence carries:
- the ptpn21 gene encoding tyrosine-protein phosphatase non-receptor type 21 is translated as MPLPFGLKLKRTRRYTVSSKSCLVTRIQQLNGEFVEFTLSVESTGQECLEAVAQRLELREITFFSLWYQNKQNQQRWIDLEKPLKKQLDKYGVEPTVYFGVVFYIPCVTQLQQEITRYQYYLQLKKDVLEGRISCTLEQAIHLASLAVQADFGDYSRYDSQEFRQKFVPFPIDWIQDERVLEEATQKVALLYQSYRGLSSPEAEMLYMQEVEKMEGYGQESFQAKDNTGTDVMLGSCLDGIFVKHKNGRSLHLFRWNEINNMSHNRSFFALELLNREESVQFQTDDMETSKYVCRMCLARLKFYKINKSSLQTQPAVINPVRRRSSTRLSLQPKPQGYMMPPPQMHYNGHFTEPYTSSQDNLYMNSQNGYYYHSQTSLDCPPLEYSGGRLRNGSVYSAHSTSSLNNPQHYLQPSPMSSNPSITSDITRPDYVPSHRHSALIPPSYRATPDYETVMRHKNRGGGGMLLSQEHRQSHSMRNLNIGNSYAYSRPDPLVYSQPEIRGEHGGAALHHQHYPFHMGSSFHSPSPYHRYPIERRPVVGAVSVPELTNVQLQQDQEYPAPNIMRTQVYRPPPPYPYAHPRPANSTPDLSRHLYVSSSNPDLIITRRVHHSVQTFQEDSLPVAHSLQEVSEPLLSGPTQRPPYHGQKRNSIEIAGLVHNLEGMRLKERHVSSSGAEVAMPLQAPRGGRSQASQLNVFLERAKTEDRGDTKDDLQYGHKKSLSDATMLVHSSGEEEDFEDDIGRHTPRSHDAIDATIPEEQPQHAYTGPQHQTPREPPPAYPIGSTLDPSLTAALTYKVHSLLHDSEPVYFREVRQARLMPSVSEGDLSGEAKHKSKKDFKKRPVSDVPQAKKTIEGLPPAGMKKSVRSDGKKIGSLKGAHLNGLSISRHPVQTEVKDEPEQDSNDERCKLLENHMETDELLKEYESIPKCYPGAECTVAQMAESADKNRFQDVLPYDDTRVELVPTKENNTGYINASHIKIDVGGQEWNYIASQGPLSNTCQDFWQMVWEQGVAIIAMVTAEEESGREKSFRYWPRLGSRHNTVTYGRFKITTRFRTESGCYATTGLKIKHMVTGQERTVWHLQYTDWPDHGCPEDFKGFLTYLEEIQSVRRHTNSISDPKNSNLPVLVHCSAGVGRSGVVILSEIMIACLEHNEMLDIKAFLMKLRQQRMMMVQTLSQYTFIYKVLVQYLRNSRLI